A genomic segment from Candidatus Brocadia sinica JPN1 encodes:
- the tsaA gene encoding tRNA (N6-threonylcarbamoyladenosine(37)-N6)-methyltransferase TrmO: MQLKSIGYIKSPIKQPKFGGWQDLITEIIIDDNYSDGLEGIDEYSHLIILYWLDKVDKVKLKMRPQGRKDVPEVGIFACRCPWRPNPIGMTTVKVIERNGNILKVKGLDVVDGTPLIDIKPYTPPYDAVEGMRCPDWVNKLEY, from the coding sequence ATGCAATTAAAATCCATCGGTTACATTAAAAGTCCCATAAAACAACCCAAATTTGGCGGTTGGCAAGACTTGATCACAGAAATAATCATTGACGACAACTACTCAGATGGTTTGGAAGGAATTGACGAATATTCTCATCTTATCATCCTTTATTGGTTGGATAAAGTAGATAAGGTCAAACTTAAAATGAGACCGCAAGGGAGAAAAGATGTACCGGAAGTAGGTATATTTGCCTGCCGCTGCCCGTGGAGACCAAATCCTATTGGCATGACTACTGTAAAAGTAATTGAAAGAAACGGGAATATACTTAAAGTCAAAGGGCTGGATGTAGTTGATGGCACTCCTCTCATTGATATTAAGCCTTATACCCCTCCCTATGATGCCGTTGAAGGAATGAGATGCCCCGATTGGGTAAATAAGCTGGAATATTAA
- a CDS encoding sulfite exporter TauE/SafE family protein: MEIYLIVGLILSALIGISLGLIGGGGSIIIIPVLVYILGVEAHHAVDMSLTIVGVTSLIGAALHNQRGTVKLKTGVFFSATGTLSAYFGSRLTCLLSPAALLLSIAALMIVIAVLMLIKRHDNRDVIIHHGRSKFKALLAGLIVGLLTGILGIGGGFLVVPALVLFCDISMKDAVGTSLLIVAIDCCAGLLGHLRYGGFDLRVTMFVTMVAIDGMLIGATLSHHVSPANLKKWFAVFVIVVAVFFIAKNYTVHLG, encoded by the coding sequence GTGGAAATTTATTTAATAGTAGGTTTAATCTTGAGCGCATTGATAGGAATATCCCTTGGTTTGATTGGTGGTGGTGGTTCGATCATCATCATACCGGTTTTAGTTTATATTCTTGGTGTTGAAGCTCATCATGCCGTCGATATGTCGTTGACTATTGTTGGGGTAACAAGTCTGATTGGCGCGGCGCTTCACAATCAGCGCGGTACGGTCAAGTTAAAAACCGGGGTGTTTTTTAGCGCTACTGGCACGCTTAGTGCCTACTTCGGTTCACGTCTGACGTGCTTGCTTTCGCCTGCAGCACTACTTCTTTCAATTGCCGCTCTGATGATTGTTATTGCCGTGCTGATGTTGATTAAAAGGCACGATAATCGTGACGTAATAATTCATCATGGTCGGAGCAAATTCAAAGCGTTGCTGGCAGGTTTAATCGTAGGTTTATTGACAGGTATTCTGGGCATAGGTGGGGGTTTCCTGGTAGTGCCTGCTCTTGTATTATTCTGCGACATCTCCATGAAAGACGCTGTTGGTACGTCTCTTTTAATTGTTGCGATCGACTGTTGTGCGGGACTGTTAGGTCATCTGCGTTACGGTGGGTTCGATCTTCGTGTAACAATGTTTGTAACAATGGTTGCTATTGATGGCATGCTTATTGGCGCCACTCTTTCGCATCACGTATCTCCCGCCAATTTGAAAAAATGGTTCGCCGTGTTCGTAATTGTAGTTGCAGTGTTTTTTATTGCGAAAAATTATACAGTCCATTTGGGATAG
- a CDS encoding inorganic phosphate transporter: MENSPQRHRDTEKRCEKHIAHKDIKNMVMLIILFSATCFLAYSNGANDNFKGVATLFGSRTTNYKYAIWWATITTFAGSLTSIFIAYGLVTTFSGKNLLPHTIADSPEFVTAVTIGAAMTVMVATVTGFPISTTHSLTVALVGAGFTAIGLQVNFAVLGSTFFLPLLLSPVIAIAFGSILYIIFRRIRIHSGITKEWCLCVGERGKVIPSCKPAAPLSVKYSSTIGITIDTQENCREIYKGYFLGMNSQKSLDYLHFCSAGVVSFARGLNDTPKIVALLLLIKGLPVHWGMLAVAGGMAAGGLLNARKVAETMSNKITKLNHGQGFTANLVTGILVIFASKFGMPVSTTHVSVGSLFGIGLATGRINIRIVLEILLSWFTTLPIAAIFSGSIYWILGKL; encoded by the coding sequence ATGGAAAATTCACCACAAAGGCACAGAGACACAGAGAAAAGATGCGAAAAGCATATCGCACACAAAGACATTAAGAACATGGTAATGTTAATAATCCTTTTTTCAGCTACATGCTTCCTTGCATATTCAAACGGCGCCAACGACAACTTTAAAGGGGTCGCTACACTTTTTGGAAGCAGGACCACCAATTATAAATATGCAATCTGGTGGGCAACCATTACAACATTTGCAGGCTCACTGACTTCGATATTCATTGCATACGGCCTTGTAACCACTTTTTCCGGTAAAAATCTGCTTCCTCATACGATTGCGGACTCTCCTGAATTTGTTACCGCTGTAACGATTGGCGCTGCTATGACTGTTATGGTTGCAACAGTAACGGGGTTCCCCATCTCGACTACACACAGCCTGACGGTCGCTCTGGTTGGTGCCGGTTTTACTGCCATAGGTTTACAGGTAAACTTTGCCGTTTTGGGTAGTACCTTTTTCCTCCCGCTTTTACTCAGTCCTGTTATTGCGATAGCTTTCGGCAGCATTCTTTATATTATTTTCCGTAGGATTCGTATTCATTCCGGCATAACAAAGGAATGGTGTCTCTGTGTTGGTGAGCGGGGAAAAGTAATTCCATCATGTAAGCCTGCCGCTCCTCTTTCAGTGAAATACAGTAGCACTATTGGTATTACTATTGATACTCAGGAAAATTGCCGGGAAATTTATAAAGGGTATTTCCTTGGTATGAATAGCCAGAAATCGTTAGATTATTTACACTTTTGCTCTGCTGGAGTTGTGAGTTTTGCGCGGGGTCTTAATGATACGCCCAAGATTGTGGCTCTCCTGTTATTAATTAAAGGCTTGCCAGTGCACTGGGGTATGCTGGCAGTCGCTGGTGGAATGGCTGCCGGTGGTCTTTTGAATGCCAGAAAAGTGGCTGAAACGATGAGTAATAAAATCACAAAGTTAAATCACGGCCAGGGCTTTACTGCAAACCTTGTTACGGGTATTCTGGTGATATTTGCCAGCAAGTTTGGGATGCCAGTATCCACAACACACGTATCAGTGGGGTCTCTTTTTGGCATAGGTTTGGCCACGGGGCGTATAAACATTCGTATCGTCCTGGAGATACTTTTATCATGGTTCACAACCTTACCCATTGCTGCTATATTTAGCGGTAGCATATATTGGATATTAGGTAAGTTATAA
- a CDS encoding multiheme c-type cytochrome — protein MNMFKIILVFVVGITVPRVLWGNDACVTFIGPSNYIPRLELPPGIPLHSADSCKDCHQEIYDQWRESMHSKSSTSPVFQACWTVRNNPPFCSNCHFPMLEQKPKILRGFKETGPLPFVAIKNRDFDTMLIKEGVTCVVCHLRNKTLYGPREIKEGEAPHSGKYDPSFQKSEFCYTCHSWGFPRARIKKTCYTSDEYIKSGKKETCQDCHMLRKEGFASLGRPKCVYGMHDQKSSRNPDELRNALKVELKMEKDAYKIGDKVKGEIRVTNTGAGHRVPTG, from the coding sequence ATGAACATGTTTAAAATAATCCTGGTATTCGTTGTTGGTATAACCGTGCCCCGTGTTTTATGGGGCAATGATGCATGTGTTACATTTATTGGCCCGTCAAATTATATTCCTCGATTAGAGTTACCACCAGGCATCCCTTTACATAGCGCCGACTCATGTAAGGATTGTCACCAGGAAATTTATGACCAGTGGCGGGAATCCATGCACAGCAAGTCATCGACAAGCCCCGTCTTTCAGGCATGCTGGACGGTAAGGAATAATCCACCCTTTTGCTCCAATTGTCATTTCCCCATGCTGGAACAGAAACCCAAAATTTTACGGGGTTTTAAAGAAACGGGACCTCTACCTTTTGTTGCAATAAAAAATCGGGATTTTGATACAATGCTTATAAAAGAAGGGGTAACGTGTGTGGTGTGTCACTTAAGGAATAAGACCCTGTACGGACCCCGAGAGATAAAAGAAGGGGAAGCGCCACACTCTGGTAAATACGATCCATCTTTTCAAAAGTCTGAGTTCTGTTACACGTGTCATTCATGGGGCTTTCCACGGGCACGGATTAAAAAGACATGCTATACCAGCGATGAGTACATAAAATCTGGTAAAAAGGAGACATGCCAGGATTGTCATATGCTGAGGAAAGAAGGGTTTGCCTCACTGGGAAGACCAAAGTGTGTTTATGGAATGCATGATCAGAAAAGTTCTCGCAACCCGGACGAATTAAGAAATGCCCTTAAAGTAGAATTGAAAATGGAAAAGGATGCTTATAAAATTGGAGATAAAGTAAAGGGTGAAATAAGGGTTACCAATACTGGGGCTGGGCATCGCGTACCAACAGGCTGA
- the atpD gene encoding F0F1 ATP synthase subunit beta, giving the protein MQGFIIAIHGDVVEIEFSGGLPNINDSLAVKKTDGTNIILEVHDHISSTVVKAIALGFTQGLKRGMTVVSSGSSLKIPAGKDCLGRAFNAFGEPIDGKPPLENDNFISIHKASPVLEEQIPASGILETGIKIIDLLSPFPRGGKIGLFGGAGVGKTVLLMEFIYKIAKVYSGTSIFCGVGERMREGHELWREMERQNIIANAILVFGQMCESPGIRFRTPLTAITLAEFFRDEIGSDILFLMDNIYRFVQAGNEVSVLLGRLSSRVGYQPTLLSEIAEVEERIVSTQKGSITSVQAIYVPADDITDPAVANVFPHLDTTVVLSREIASKGLYPAIDPLLSTSKFLSPEDVGERHYKISRNVKEHLSRYKELLDIIAMLGIEELSPADRLIVKRARRLEMFLTQPFFLTEEFTGRKGKHVPLGKTLDGCEMILSGKMDDASENLFFMIGDIGEIR; this is encoded by the coding sequence ATGCAGGGCTTTATAATTGCTATTCACGGGGATGTTGTTGAAATTGAATTCAGCGGGGGACTTCCCAACATCAATGATTCCCTTGCTGTAAAGAAAACGGACGGGACAAATATTATCCTCGAGGTACATGACCACATAAGCAGTACTGTTGTAAAGGCTATTGCGCTTGGATTTACCCAGGGCCTGAAAAGGGGTATGACTGTCGTTTCTTCAGGTAGTTCGCTCAAAATTCCTGCCGGTAAGGATTGTCTGGGAAGGGCATTCAATGCCTTTGGTGAGCCGATAGACGGCAAGCCGCCGCTTGAAAATGATAATTTTATATCCATTCATAAAGCGTCTCCGGTTCTTGAAGAACAGATACCGGCTTCAGGGATCCTTGAGACGGGCATAAAGATCATAGATCTTCTATCTCCATTTCCCCGAGGTGGTAAAATTGGTCTTTTTGGGGGGGCTGGAGTCGGGAAGACCGTATTGCTTATGGAATTCATTTACAAGATAGCAAAGGTTTATTCAGGGACATCCATATTTTGCGGCGTTGGAGAAAGGATGAGGGAGGGTCATGAACTCTGGCGAGAGATGGAAAGGCAGAATATCATAGCTAACGCAATACTTGTATTTGGTCAGATGTGCGAATCCCCCGGGATACGGTTCAGAACCCCATTAACGGCAATAACCTTAGCAGAATTCTTCAGGGACGAAATAGGAAGCGATATCCTCTTCCTGATGGATAATATCTATCGGTTTGTCCAGGCAGGGAATGAGGTCTCTGTCCTTTTGGGAAGGCTTTCCTCACGGGTAGGTTACCAGCCGACCCTTCTTTCAGAGATTGCTGAAGTGGAGGAAAGAATTGTATCAACACAAAAGGGTTCTATTACTTCTGTACAGGCAATATATGTGCCGGCCGATGATATAACAGACCCGGCTGTTGCAAATGTCTTTCCTCATCTCGATACAACAGTTGTTCTTTCCCGTGAAATAGCATCCAAAGGGCTTTACCCGGCCATTGACCCCCTGCTTTCAACTTCAAAATTCCTTAGTCCCGAAGATGTCGGAGAAAGACATTATAAGATATCAAGAAATGTAAAAGAACACCTTTCGAGGTATAAAGAACTCCTTGATATTATTGCCATGCTGGGTATAGAAGAGCTTTCGCCGGCTGACAGACTCATTGTGAAGAGGGCCAGAAGGCTTGAGATGTTCCTTACACAGCCTTTTTTTCTCACGGAAGAATTTACGGGCAGAAAAGGGAAGCACGTGCCTCTTGGTAAGACCCTCGATGGTTGTGAGATGATACTCTCAGGAAAAATGGATGATGCGTCGGAGAATCTATTTTTTATGATTGGCGATATAGGAGAAATAAGATGA
- a CDS encoding class I SAM-dependent methyltransferase, with the protein MDTNIFEEAATEYDEWFVTHKWVYKLEVEAVRKFIPETGEGIEIGIGTGRFCTPFGIKIGIEPAKAMAEIARKRGIHVYVAKAEDLPFRENSFDFALMVTTFCFLVNPLQAIREIKRILRPAGKTIIGMLDEECPLGRRYREKTKKSKFYKNAKFYPINQVLNWLRDFKFGKFKIIQTIFKNPDKIQSLEPIEEGFGKGLFVVISAELMK; encoded by the coding sequence ATGGATACGAATATTTTTGAAGAGGCAGCTACTGAATACGATGAGTGGTTCGTGACTCATAAGTGGGTTTATAAATTGGAAGTAGAAGCCGTTAGGAAGTTCATACCTGAAACAGGGGAAGGAATAGAAATTGGAATCGGGACGGGTCGTTTTTGTACCCCATTTGGAATAAAAATTGGCATTGAGCCTGCAAAGGCAATGGCTGAAATTGCAAGGAAGAGAGGAATTCATGTTTACGTGGCAAAAGCCGAAGATCTTCCATTCCGTGAAAATTCCTTTGATTTTGCGCTCATGGTGACAACGTTTTGTTTTCTAGTAAATCCTTTACAAGCGATAAGAGAAATTAAAAGAATTCTTAGACCTGCTGGAAAAACAATAATAGGAATGCTGGACGAAGAATGCCCTCTGGGAAGGCGTTATAGAGAGAAAACAAAGAAAAGTAAATTTTATAAGAATGCTAAATTTTATCCAATAAATCAGGTTTTGAATTGGCTGAGGGATTTTAAATTTGGAAAATTTAAAATTATTCAAACCATTTTCAAAAATCCAGATAAGATTCAAAGTCTCGAACCCATTGAAGAAGGCTTTGGGAAAGGATTATTTGTAGTAATCTCAGCGGAGTTAATGAAATGA
- the mprF gene encoding bifunctional lysylphosphatidylglycerol flippase/synthetase MprF, which yields MGNKFLRNLNPLFGVLLFTATLWVLHYELKEYHYHDVLRQLKALPTQRLLLALLFTSLGYLVLIGYDFLALRYVNHPLKYGKIATAGFIGYAFSNSIGVSMLAAVRYRLYSSWGLSPVDITKVVAFCGLAFWLGIFTVGGVLFLIEPFEIPSVIHFRFVSLPYLGILFVVFITGYLLFSALKKKPLKIFRWEFSVPSLKFSLSSTVIACLDVMLNGSVLYVLLPSHENLPYPKIIGIFLLSQIAGIVSQVPGGLGIIETVILFFLSPMLPVSDILGSLLAFRGIYYLLPMCFATVLLGMHEFIQRKEAFKLIARIFGQWVPEIVPNILSLATFVGGTILLFSGSVPAEKVRMLWIKDIIPLPVMEISHFFGSLAGILLLILAWGLQRRLNAAYPLIVALLIAGIVFSLLKGFDYEEAIILAIMLGALLPSRRHFYRKTSLINEPFTQGWITAIVFVMLCSAWLGLFSYKHVEYSDELWWHFSLSGDAPRSLRAAVGVGVLALCFAVFKLLRPAFTKPSLPLMADLDMIHSLVYSSKNTYANTALLGDKSFLLSERRNAFIMYAISGRSWVAFRDPVGPESEISELIWKFREMCDRNDGWTVFYEVNRTNLPIYIDLGLTLLKLGEEARVSLSNFSLEGRVHKGLRHTHNQLEKEGCIFELIPTVKVPPLLPEFKIISDSWLAKKNITEKGFCTGFFETEYLKNFPAGIVRKNGKIIAFVNIWQGAEKEELSLDLMRYLPDAPHGVMEYLFIELMLWGKQDGYKWFNLGMAPFSGLEEHALAPLWNRLGALVFRHGEHFFNFQGLRQYKEKFGPEWEPKYLASPGGLILPRILTNIAFLISRGTKGVVAI from the coding sequence ATGGGAAATAAATTTCTCCGCAACCTTAATCCTTTATTTGGCGTTTTACTCTTTACCGCAACACTTTGGGTGCTCCATTATGAACTAAAAGAGTATCACTATCATGATGTGCTGCGCCAATTGAAGGCGCTTCCAACTCAGCGCCTTCTTCTCGCCCTCCTGTTTACCTCCCTTGGTTATTTAGTACTGATAGGATATGACTTTCTTGCCCTTCGCTATGTAAATCATCCACTTAAGTACGGCAAGATTGCTACCGCCGGTTTCATAGGTTATGCATTCAGCAACAGTATTGGAGTTTCCATGCTTGCAGCGGTACGTTATCGGCTCTACTCGTCCTGGGGGCTTTCTCCGGTTGATATCACGAAAGTTGTTGCCTTCTGTGGCCTGGCTTTCTGGTTAGGCATCTTTACCGTCGGAGGGGTGCTTTTCCTCATTGAACCATTTGAAATTCCTTCAGTAATCCACTTTCGCTTTGTGTCTTTACCATATCTTGGGATACTCTTCGTTGTCTTTATTACAGGATACTTGTTGTTTAGCGCCTTGAAAAAGAAACCTCTAAAAATTTTCAGATGGGAGTTTTCTGTACCCTCTCTAAAATTTTCTCTTTCCTCGACAGTAATAGCTTGTCTGGACGTGATGCTGAACGGAAGCGTACTTTATGTCTTGCTCCCCTCTCATGAAAACTTGCCTTATCCAAAGATTATTGGCATCTTTCTACTATCACAGATAGCAGGAATAGTCAGCCAGGTCCCCGGAGGGCTTGGAATCATTGAAACAGTAATTCTCTTTTTTCTCTCGCCTATGCTACCAGTTTCTGACATCCTTGGATCGCTTTTAGCGTTCAGAGGAATATACTATTTACTGCCAATGTGTTTTGCCACTGTTCTTCTGGGTATGCATGAATTCATCCAAAGAAAAGAGGCATTCAAACTGATTGCCCGTATCTTTGGACAATGGGTGCCGGAGATTGTACCAAACATACTCTCTCTTGCCACTTTTGTGGGAGGTACAATTCTGCTTTTTTCCGGATCAGTTCCGGCTGAAAAAGTTCGTATGTTGTGGATTAAGGATATAATCCCACTACCAGTTATGGAGATCTCCCATTTTTTTGGCAGCCTCGCGGGTATTTTGCTCCTTATACTAGCCTGGGGACTGCAACGAAGACTTAACGCCGCATACCCCCTTATTGTGGCCCTTCTTATTGCAGGAATTGTCTTTTCCCTGCTTAAAGGATTCGATTACGAGGAAGCGATCATTCTTGCAATCATGTTGGGCGCACTCCTGCCTTCCCGCAGGCATTTCTACCGCAAAACATCTCTCATAAACGAACCGTTTACTCAAGGATGGATTACGGCTATTGTTTTTGTTATGCTTTGTTCGGCCTGGCTAGGACTTTTCTCTTACAAGCACGTCGAATATTCGGATGAGTTATGGTGGCATTTCAGCCTGTCGGGAGATGCCCCCCGATCTCTCCGTGCTGCCGTGGGAGTCGGGGTTTTAGCGCTTTGTTTCGCTGTGTTTAAACTCCTTCGCCCAGCCTTCACAAAACCCTCTCTTCCTCTCATGGCAGATTTAGATATGATCCATTCCCTGGTATATAGTTCAAAAAATACGTATGCCAACACAGCACTGCTTGGAGATAAATCTTTCCTACTCAGCGAACGCAGAAATGCATTCATTATGTATGCTATCAGCGGCAGGAGTTGGGTGGCATTTCGTGACCCGGTTGGCCCTGAAAGCGAAATATCTGAACTTATCTGGAAATTTCGCGAGATGTGTGACCGTAATGACGGATGGACAGTCTTCTATGAAGTCAATCGAACGAATCTCCCTATTTATATCGATCTTGGCCTAACATTACTTAAACTCGGAGAAGAGGCCCGCGTTTCCTTATCGAACTTTTCTCTTGAAGGCAGGGTTCATAAAGGACTACGCCATACCCACAATCAGCTTGAGAAAGAGGGTTGTATTTTTGAACTGATTCCAACGGTCAAAGTCCCCCCGTTACTGCCGGAATTCAAGATAATATCAGACTCCTGGCTGGCAAAAAAAAATATTACCGAAAAAGGATTCTGCACAGGGTTTTTTGAGACAGAATACCTGAAAAATTTCCCTGCCGGAATAGTAAGAAAAAATGGCAAAATCATTGCCTTTGTGAATATCTGGCAAGGAGCGGAGAAAGAGGAGCTTTCGTTAGATCTTATGCGATATCTCCCTGATGCCCCACATGGCGTCATGGAATATCTGTTCATCGAGCTCATGCTGTGGGGAAAACAGGATGGATATAAGTGGTTCAACCTGGGAATGGCACCTTTCTCAGGGCTTGAGGAACACGCCCTTGCGCCTCTCTGGAACAGACTTGGGGCGTTAGTTTTCCGTCACGGAGAACATTTTTTTAACTTCCAGGGATTGCGACAATACAAGGAAAAGTTTGGTCCCGAATGGGAACCAAAATATCTGGCGTCTCCAGGCGGTTTAATACTACCACGTATCCTTACCAACATTGCTTTCCTCATTTCAAGAGGAACTAAGGGCGTTGTTGCAATTTGA
- a CDS encoding peroxiredoxin family protein has translation MKNVTLSRRRRVSPNEILRGVYTEYIRFAQCKLRECAQNDKKRRAQNDSAGGIFQVKLWLSLFSSYLIISIAIPGIVCADTIQVGTEAPDFPLPSTRGKDFTLSAYRGVKPVIIWFSDYCSGCEGRAKVMQGLMEDYDIEILAISMLTKTYQTVEFAERVDIPYPYLIDTDFKVVKDYVGEYISET, from the coding sequence ATGAAAAATGTCACCCTGAGCCGAAGGCGAAGGGTCTCGCCAAACGAGATTCTTCGCGGAGTTTACACTGAATACATTCGCTTCGCTCAGTGTAAACTCCGTGAATGTGCTCAGAATGACAAAAAGCGAAGGGCTCAGAATGACAGTGCAGGAGGTATTTTTCAGGTGAAACTGTGGTTATCTTTATTCTCTTCCTACCTTATTATTTCTATCGCCATACCTGGTATAGTCTGCGCAGACACCATACAGGTTGGTACTGAAGCCCCAGATTTTCCACTTCCCAGCACCCGGGGCAAAGATTTTACGCTGTCTGCATATCGAGGTGTAAAGCCCGTCATTATCTGGTTTTCTGATTATTGTAGCGGTTGTGAAGGCAGGGCAAAGGTTATGCAAGGACTCATGGAAGATTATGATATTGAAATTCTTGCCATAAGTATGTTAACCAAGACCTATCAAACCGTTGAATTTGCCGAGAGGGTAGACATTCCTTATCCATACCTGATAGATACAGATTTTAAGGTAGTAAAGGATTACGTAGGTGAATATATTTCGGAGACCTGA
- a CDS encoding ABC transporter permease, whose protein sequence is MFLIIGSLFFTTTPTAFFQQMSSRIVLLSIAVTFGSSFMASLIVFVFSVPTAYVLSRKTFWGKRVLETAVVDLPLSFPPGVDGLILLLLLSKTGILGKFLEHFHVHVPYTFAAVVLAKLFVSIPFMISFVREAFDRVDKNIENVAYTLGASSFQIFYKLTFPLSIWGVLKGLVMALSKSLGEIGATLILAGGLTSSTGTMSVLIYFATQKGEMDKAIALAIILEFLTFILLTIIKFFFKETTHKIHA, encoded by the coding sequence ATGTTTTTAATCATTGGGTCACTGTTCTTTACCACAACCCCTACTGCTTTTTTCCAACAAATGAGCAGTCGTATAGTGCTTCTCTCCATTGCCGTGACATTCGGCTCCTCTTTTATGGCTTCTCTGATAGTTTTTGTTTTCAGTGTACCAACTGCATATGTACTTTCCCGAAAGACCTTCTGGGGAAAACGTGTCCTGGAGACTGCGGTGGTTGACTTGCCTCTGTCTTTCCCACCCGGCGTTGATGGTCTCATTCTTCTCCTTTTGTTATCCAAGACGGGCATCCTGGGTAAATTTCTCGAACATTTTCATGTCCATGTGCCTTACACCTTTGCGGCTGTGGTCCTGGCCAAACTCTTTGTAAGTATACCCTTCATGATCAGCTTCGTTCGGGAGGCATTTGATCGTGTAGACAAAAACATTGAGAACGTGGCATATACTTTAGGGGCGAGCTCATTTCAGATATTCTACAAACTGACGTTTCCTCTATCTATATGGGGAGTACTGAAGGGACTTGTCATGGCCCTTTCAAAGAGTTTGGGTGAGATTGGAGCCACCTTAATCCTGGCTGGGGGTTTAACCTCTTCTACCGGCACCATGTCGGTATTGATCTATTTTGCAACTCAGAAAGGGGAGATGGATAAGGCCATCGCCCTTGCCATTATCCTTGAATTTCTGACGTTTATCTTATTGACCATTATAAAATTCTTCTTTAAAGAAACTACCCATAAAATCCATGCATAA
- a CDS encoding AtpZ/AtpI family protein: MENKKFSGDIEKSAKELLRTRKEKSNFWRYANVLGVGGWVFVIPVVGGAYLGRYLDKKMHGEGISWTITLIIIGIVVGMYNVWYLFIRKP, encoded by the coding sequence ATGGAAAACAAAAAATTCTCCGGAGATATTGAGAAATCTGCTAAGGAACTGCTTCGTACCAGAAAGGAGAAATCGAATTTCTGGCGCTATGCTAATGTCCTTGGTGTTGGAGGATGGGTTTTTGTTATTCCGGTTGTCGGAGGCGCTTATCTTGGCAGGTATCTGGATAAAAAAATGCACGGAGAAGGCATTTCGTGGACGATAACACTTATTATCATCGGTATAGTTGTTGGTATGTATAATGTCTGGTATTTGTTTATCAGAAAGCCTTA
- a CDS encoding ABC transporter ATP-binding protein translates to MRNLSLEIFPNELFIILGSSGCGKTTLLLGILGLQQFDSGQVIIDGIDVTNRSPGARNIGYVPQNYALFPNYTVFENIAFGLRLRKVSKNIIQAKVRQIIDDFGLQGLEYRFPSQLSGGQMQRVALARALIIEPTLLLLDEPVSALDIETRQKIKAELKELQKKLHITLVYITHDQQETLELADQLGILNNGTIEQFGSPDEVFYKPKTLFVARFLNTENMLKGKILHKFGKKATIQVNDIVLNTYTSLELSEGDQVTVCIRPGAIHLSTHHRQPGRNVFAGTIESIHPIGRDLEVKVLVAPHEILKTRISRIVAKELKLTHGMPVSLSIDEAFVHLIPVQ, encoded by the coding sequence TTGAGAAATTTATCACTCGAAATTTTTCCAAATGAATTATTTATAATCCTTGGTAGCAGCGGGTGTGGGAAAACAACCCTACTTCTTGGTATCCTTGGCTTACAGCAATTTGACAGCGGTCAGGTAATTATCGATGGAATAGATGTTACAAATCGTAGTCCTGGTGCACGCAACATTGGGTATGTACCACAAAATTACGCCCTTTTCCCCAATTATACGGTCTTTGAAAATATAGCCTTTGGGTTGCGGTTGCGCAAGGTTTCGAAAAATATCATACAAGCAAAGGTTAGACAAATTATTGATGATTTTGGCTTGCAGGGACTTGAATACCGTTTCCCATCTCAGTTGAGTGGAGGGCAGATGCAGAGAGTGGCCTTGGCGAGGGCATTGATTATTGAACCAACGCTTCTATTATTGGATGAACCGGTAAGTGCCCTGGATATAGAAACACGACAAAAGATCAAGGCAGAACTGAAAGAGCTTCAAAAGAAGTTACACATCACCTTGGTCTATATTACGCACGATCAGCAGGAAACATTGGAGTTGGCAGACCAGCTTGGTATTTTAAACAATGGCACAATAGAGCAATTTGGAAGTCCTGATGAGGTTTTCTATAAGCCTAAGACTTTATTTGTTGCCCGATTTCTGAACACAGAGAATATGCTGAAAGGAAAAATCCTTCATAAATTTGGAAAGAAGGCAACTATTCAGGTAAATGACATAGTTCTAAATACATATACTTCCTTAGAATTATCAGAGGGAGATCAGGTGACGGTCTGCATTCGTCCCGGTGCTATCCATCTTAGTACCCATCACAGACAACCGGGCAGAAACGTTTTTGCCGGAACGATAGAATCCATTCATCCCATTGGAAGGGATCTCGAAGTAAAGGTGTTAGTTGCCCCGCATGAAATTCTTAAAACACGCATAAGCCGGATCGTGGCCAAGGAGCTAAAGCTCACCCATGGAATGCCAGTCAGTCTCTCGATCGATGAGGCATTTGTTCATCTAATTCCAGTTCAATAA